From the genome of Gallus gallus isolate bGalGal1 chromosome 24, bGalGal1.mat.broiler.GRCg7b, whole genome shotgun sequence, one region includes:
- the DPAGT1 gene encoding UDP-N-acetylglucosamine--dolichyl-phosphate N-acetylglucosaminephosphotransferase isoform X1, whose translation MAAWPVAPLLINLGGSLLGFVATLTLIPAFKDHFLAARLFGEDLNKAFRRPIPEAQGMISGAVFLIILFCFIPVPFLRCFVEEQCTAFPHDEFVELIGSLLAICCMIFLGFADDVLNLRWRHKLLLPTMASLPLLMVYFTNFGNTTIVVPKPFRVLLGMHLDLGILYYVYMGMLAVFCTNAINILAGINGIEAGQSLVIAASIIAFNLVELNGDYQDDHIFSLYFMIPFFFTTLGLFYHNWYPSQVFVGDTFCYFAGMTFAVVGIVGHFSKTMLLFFIPQVLNFLYSLPQLFHIIPCPRHRLPRLNPTTGKLEMSYSKFKTKSLSTLGTYILKVVKILHIVDVRSGMDEDGEYSECNNMTLINFVIKLIGPIHERNLTLLLLLIQVLGSMIAFSIRYQLVRLFYDV comes from the exons ATGGCGGCCTGGCCCGTCGCGCCCCTTCTCATCAATCTCGGGGGATCACTGCTGGGTTTCGTGGCCACGCTCACGCTAATCCCGGCCTTCAAAGACCACTTCTTGGCAGCGCGCCTCTTCGGCGAGGACCTCAACAAGGCCTTCCGACGGCCCAT CCCCGAGGCACAGGGCATGATCAGCGGGGCCGTGTTCCTCATCATCCTGTTCTGCTTCATCCCTGTGCCCTTCCTGCGGTGCTTCGTAGAGGAGCAGTGCACGGCCTTTCCTCACGACGAG TTTGTGGAGCTCATTGGCTCTCTCCTTGCCATCTGCTGCATGATTTTTCTGGGCTTTGCAGACGATGTTTTGAACCTGCGCTGGCGTCACAAACTCCTGCTCCCTACCATGGCATCCCTCCCACTGCTTATGGTGTACTTCACCAACTTTGGGAACACAACCATTGTGGTGCCTAAGCCTTTCCGGGTGTTACTGGGCATGCACTTGGACTTGG GTATCCTCTACTATGTGTACATGGGCATGCTAGCAGTGTTTTGTACTAATGCCATCAACATTCTCGCTGGAATCAATGGGATTGAAGCAGGGCAGTCTCTGGTGATTGCTGCTTCCATTATCGCATTCAACCTTGTAGAGTTAAACG gGGATTATCAGGATGatcacattttctctctctactttatgattccatttttttttacaacgCTGGGGCTGTTTTACCACAACTG GTACCCATCCCAAGTGTTTGTTGGGGACACCTTCTGTTACTTTGCTGGCATGACCTTTGCTGTGGTGGGGATCGTGGGCCACTTCAGCAAAACAatgctccttttttttattccacaaGTGCTTAACTTCCTCTACTCATTGCCTCAACTCTTCCACATTATTCCTTGTCCCCGCCACCGACTGCCAAG GCTCAATCCTACAACAGGGAAGTTGGAGATGAGCTACTCCAAATTCAAAACTAAGAGCCTCTCAACCCTGGGAACATACATTCTGAAG gtagTAAAGATCTTGCACATAGTAGATGTGAGGAGTGGAATGGATGAAGATGGTGAATACTCCGAGTGCAACAATATGACGCTTATTAACTTTGTTATAAAGCTGATTGGACCCATCCACGAACGAAATCTCACTCTCCTGTTGCTACTCATTCAG GTCCTGGGCAGCATGATTGCATTTTCAATCCGATACCAGCTAGTGCGCTTATTTTATGATGTCTGA
- the DPAGT1 gene encoding UDP-N-acetylglucosamine--dolichyl-phosphate N-acetylglucosaminephosphotransferase isoform X2 has translation MRVSGASYSSVRPARGGEGRSVPLRASARRGYGGLARRAPSHQSRGITAGFRGHAHANPGLQRPLLGSAPLRRGPQQGLPTAHPRGTGHDQRGRVPHHPVLLHPCALPAVLRRGAVHGLSSRRDDVLNLRWRHKLLLPTMASLPLLMVYFTNFGNTTIVVPKPFRVLLGMHLDLGILYYVYMGMLAVFCTNAINILAGINGIEAGQSLVIAASIIAFNLVELNGDYQDDHIFSLYFMIPFFFTTLGLFYHNWYPSQVFVGDTFCYFAGMTFAVVGIVGHFSKTMLLFFIPQVLNFLYSLPQLFHIIPCPRHRLPRLNPTTGKLEMSYSKFKTKSLSTLGTYILKVVKILHIVDVRSGMDEDGEYSECNNMTLINFVIKLIGPIHERNLTLLLLLIQRYLAP, from the exons ATGCGCGTATCCGGTGCCTCCTACTCTAGCGTCCGGCCAGCAAGGGGCGGGGAGGGACGCTCCGTGCCCCTCAGGGCCAGCGCCCGCCGCGGCTATGGCGGCCTGGCCCGTCGCGCCCCTTCTCATCAATCTCGGGGGATCACTGCTGGGTTTCGTGGCCACGCTCACGCTAATCCCGGCCTTCAAAGACCACTTCTTGGCAGCGCGCCTCTTCGGCGAGGACCTCAACAAGGCCTTCCGACGGCCCAT CCCCGAGGCACAGGGCATGATCAGCGGGGCCGTGTTCCTCATCATCCTGTTCTGCTTCATCCCTGTGCCCTTCCTGCGGTGCTTCGTAGAGGAGCAGTGCACGGCCTTTCCTCACGACGAG ACGATGTTTTGAACCTGCGCTGGCGTCACAAACTCCTGCTCCCTACCATGGCATCCCTCCCACTGCTTATGGTGTACTTCACCAACTTTGGGAACACAACCATTGTGGTGCCTAAGCCTTTCCGGGTGTTACTGGGCATGCACTTGGACTTGG GTATCCTCTACTATGTGTACATGGGCATGCTAGCAGTGTTTTGTACTAATGCCATCAACATTCTCGCTGGAATCAATGGGATTGAAGCAGGGCAGTCTCTGGTGATTGCTGCTTCCATTATCGCATTCAACCTTGTAGAGTTAAACG gGGATTATCAGGATGatcacattttctctctctactttatgattccatttttttttacaacgCTGGGGCTGTTTTACCACAACTG GTACCCATCCCAAGTGTTTGTTGGGGACACCTTCTGTTACTTTGCTGGCATGACCTTTGCTGTGGTGGGGATCGTGGGCCACTTCAGCAAAACAatgctccttttttttattccacaaGTGCTTAACTTCCTCTACTCATTGCCTCAACTCTTCCACATTATTCCTTGTCCCCGCCACCGACTGCCAAG GCTCAATCCTACAACAGGGAAGTTGGAGATGAGCTACTCCAAATTCAAAACTAAGAGCCTCTCAACCCTGGGAACATACATTCTGAAG gtagTAAAGATCTTGCACATAGTAGATGTGAGGAGTGGAATGGATGAAGATGGTGAATACTCCGAGTGCAACAATATGACGCTTATTAACTTTGTTATAAAGCTGATTGGACCCATCCACGAACGAAATCTCACTCTCCTGTTGCTACTCATTCAG CGTTATCTGGCGCCGTAG